The Ziziphus jujuba cultivar Dongzao chromosome 5, ASM3175591v1 genome segment CTATTCCCcacattttcatttttccaacGCGTAAGCAAATTTGGATgttatttcaaaagaaaaaaaaatgctaatttGGACTTTTATCATTCAATCAAACATTACTATAAGTAGAtgtcttcttcttgtttttttaaattttttttacaagaaaattatgaaaattattgaGTTGACgtcctaaaaaaatattaattttgctaAGCACGCGACgcaaaaccaccaatttaattcataatatttaaaaacattGTTTGCTTTTATTTGCAACAAAAGCTGTACCTAACTTGTATCTGTTTGTGGTCTATgagaaggaattaattaattaatctagaATTTAGTagctattaattaataaaaaatactgTGCACCAATTACAAAAACAAGATCAACCTTGAAAGTTTCAAGAATTTTTGTCATCTTCTTGTTTTAGGCACCATCTTCCCCACCATATTCAATATCCTAAGCAGGGCATAACTTACACAGAAATGGagctttagatttttttttttttccttcaatttcacaattaattATCACTTGTGATCCAGAAAGAAACTGCAAACAATCCTCATTAACACTTAAGAAAGCTCAATCACATTTTTTACAAAACATTTCATATTACACAACGGAAGAAATTCTACTCTCCCTACAACCattaaactaaaaagaaaaaaaaataataaaaatcgaaGCACTCAAATTCAATCAGAAACCAACTCTTCTCTTGGTAACAGCATAGCTTCTGCTTCTGGGGAACAAATCGGCCTTCAAATTCCCACCATCATCGCCAAAATCACAGGGGCTATCTTCATCGATTTTGCCCATTCCAACGCTGCTACACTTGGGCAAAACCTTGGAGCCAGTTTTGGTTGTCGTCTGCCTCATAACCTGCTGTCGTAGAATCGCATCCACATCAATACGACTGCCGTAGCTCCTGGCCGACGCAGCTCTAATGAGTTCGGAGAAATCGTCGTTTTCATTCAACCTGGAGGACCTACAACTGAAACTTTTAGGCAGAGACGTGAATTGACCATCAGGAACGCCCATAGAACCGTAACCCATTCTTTCAGCGGAATTCATCCCTCGTACGTACATGTCTTTGGCTTTACTCAGAACTCTTATGGGTATGGTGATGATTCTCATCAACCTGTTTTGGCTGTGTGTTTTTGTGGTCTTCATTCTGAAACCCTTTAGATTTGATTCTGATTAGCAAATATTGGAAAGCAGAGAAAGATCTACAGATCAAAATTAAAGTTTCACAAGTAGAAATAGTACTGGAGCTGAAGAAGATCTTATGTGAAACAGAGAGAGAAGCTAAAGCTACCTTGGAGGgtgtctttttttgtttttttttgtttttttgggggtttgGAGTGTTAGAGTGGGTGTGAGTCAATGGTTTTTATAGATGAACAAATACCATCAACGTGGTTTGAGTAAAAAGATGGTATGGATAGGAGAAGAACTAATCTTTGGACTTTTCAAAGCCCGCCggattagaaataaataaataaaaacagagaTAAGAACAAGCAGTGGAATATGCAAGACTTAAAGaagaattaaattaatttggattaaaaaaaaaaaaaaagtatgccGAATTTGAAAACAAGGTTTTTTCAACAATTGGATTTCCTGATTCCCATATTCGTatatttatcttcttcttcttcttttttttttttttttggctgaatatATTTATCTTTGGCAAGTGGTGACTCATCTCGTATCCAAACTTCAAACCAATCAATCTTctttttattgattaaaaagtAAGCTTTTTTGATGTTAACAGTGGCCCTACCCTAACAACAAGGATCAGCTTTACAATTTGCCAATAAGAATAGGATCAACTTTACAAATAAGCAGTCAATTCAAAGTGAATGATTGAATTGTGGGAAAAAAAGGGCATCCCAGTTGTATCATCATCAGTTTCAAAGGTTTCACATTCTCGGGACAGCACGTACGAGTCACTATGTTGGAAGAGACATCTATtgtgctttttaatttttaataatttcttctaattatttttagatgTTCGATGCTAAAAATTTACACTCTGAGAAGTCTGAAAATTTGCGTTCAGAacatcaaaatatacatatatatatatatatatatatacatatttatagataaataaaacttTGACCGGTTCCatgtttttttcccccattCTATTATAAATTACTGCTGGTAACTATTGTGAGATCAAATATATGCTCACATAATAATTTGATTGGTTATTTTTTCTGCACCTgtgatgcttacatgctgcacgttaattattaattaggggcttttaatttttaatgccaAAACTAAGAAAATGAACCAATGCGATGGatgacaaataaaaattcaatcctATCTAAATGTGTCTGTGCTATAAGAAAAGTCTACTGACATAATGAATGAATGCCATTGAGTTAATgtgtctgttttttttttgggattaatttttcaaattttttactttaaataaATGCCATTGAGTTTTCAGATTCTGAGTtgattaattcaaaaaataagcgggcaattcacaaaaaaaataaataaataaataaaataatgataagtgGGTAGCAAGCAAGTATTCTTTAGGgagatatatatagatatatatatatatatatatacatattttttaatcatccTTCAAGGAtagatatatttaccaaaaaaaaaaaaaaaaaactcttttaagGATAAATATGTTTTGCAAGCAATCGGATTAAGGAACAGAGCCGGCCGTATCAATGACCAAAAGAGCGGTCAAATTTGTATTGTCTGTGGGCGCACACTGGCATTGCTTCAACATTGGCAGGTTATGATCAATaacattgaaataaaaaaataatagcagGCTTAAGTCATTATCAACGAACTTGAAATTAGCATACGCACGTGTTTGGATGTTAGAAAGTTTTGAGTGTGCGATGTTGGAAATgttgtgtttaattattattacagtCAGCTCTTACCTAATGCTAGTATTTAGGATTAAACAAAgaattccctttttaaaacactCCACTGACTTGATTATTCAaggattaatttatttaagcacgctataattaaaaaattttaaatgttattggcctttttattaaaaagcttaTAATTTAAATCTAAGCATtcaatttacttattattatgtGTAACtgagcaaaaataataatttaaaaaaatgtaaacttacataattaaaaataaatgagataCATGTCATATCTAATCATATTTCTATCGGATACTTTATTCTATTTTGAAGATTTTTCTAAGGTAAGTTTTCCCATTCTTTATCATAAAACgtgcgagaaaaaaaaaaacgaaaaaacaaaaagcattacaagataaaaatcCAAATAGTGAATTAGCACAAAGctttcaaaaaggaaaatagtCAACTTGGATGAAAGCGTAGCCTTGGCCCATCATTATTTTGTTGAACGAGAATACTGGAAAGATGCTAAActagattaaattaaaaataatattgtaagaagaaattgataatattaataaggAAGGTCCATCAAGTGGATAGcaattaaaatataagaaaatgtaGGGAGTTGTGGGTCTTAGACGTGGCTATTACTTAATTGGAAAAAATGCCATATGTTATGCTTAACCTATCCgtgtaatatgtatatataaatatatctaaagGTTATATAAtggttgtcttttttttttttttttttttttgcttgaaatataATGGTTGTCTCTCACTGCATTGAACtcctatatatatctatatagtttttctttttttaatcatttgcaatcatttttccttcttcaacCTATAATTTTCCAATGGTCAGTTTGAGTAGCTACTTGCTTATGTGGCAAACATTTAATTTCACCAAATCCGACGCTACTAGCTAATTAAGTATCTCATTTAGGTACGCTACTATATACATATTTGCTTAATATTGGAGCCACGTAAAATTGAATCCTTCCAATGAAATTCGATGAAATTAATAACTGCTGGCTTATGTATAACACTTTTAAGTACCAAAATTCTTAAATTGTAGAGTATGTGTATGTCTCCCATCTGTATCATTCATGGttcatatttgtttttggaaaattttctttttcttttattctcttATGCTCTAACCTTGTGAATTGGGCTGTAGAGGAGGCCCAAGTTAAAATGTTCAAACATGGGATATTGGTCTACCTCAACATAGTTTGTGGACCAATTGTAAGAAAACCATATTTGTTGTTGGTTGGTGCATGAGAGTACAATGGAATCGAAGGAGACCTCGCTGCAACGTGCactataaatagaaattaataaaaagaggCTGCTAATTGGATTCCTCTTATGTCCTCATTCCCATCAAgggacaattaattaataaaacgcATTGTCGtctaccaaataaataaaatgcatcgTCGTCCACGTGCTCCACGCATTCATCCCTGCACACTTTTTAAAGAACCCACGCATCGGATCTCACTCATTCACGTCCCTGGAAggctagaaaaagaaaaatgaaggaatTAGGATGGAAACTGGCGCTTCTTTCAACGGCTATGATGCTGTACACGTGCCAATCAAGCAGCAGTAATCTCCATCCTGTGATCTTAATACCTGGGATAGTAGGGAATCAGCTAGAAGCTCGGCTCACCAGCGACTACGTGCCGTCGAGTCAGTCATGCAAAGAACCGCCTCAGAAGCTCGACGACGGTTGGTTCAGGATTTGGTTCGACCCCAGCATCCTATTGGGTCCATTTACCAAGTGCTTTTCAGACCGTATGATGCTTTACTATGATAAGGATATAGATGATTATCACAATGCTCCTGGGGTTCAAATCGGGGTCCACCGTTTTGGTTCCACTGAATCCCTTCTCTTCCTCAATCCTGCTTTGAAGTAAGTAttcatatagatatattatatcttatttttcataattcgtactataatttttgtgtataaattgatttgattTCGGATCAATCATAatatttaccatatatatatatatatatatatttggtaggGATAAAACAGCATATATGGCAAGGTTAGTGGAGTCATTGACAGAAATAGGATATGAAGACGGCAAGACCCTCTTTGGAGCTCCATACGACTTCCGCTATGGTTTGCCTGCACAAGGTCATCCAACCCATGTTGGTTCTAAGTTTCTCAAAGActtcaaaaatttaatagaaaaagcAAGCATCTCTAATGGGGGAAAGCCCGTAATCCTTGTCTCACACAGCTTAGGAGGCCTTTTTGCACTCCATCTTCTCAATCAAAACCATCTTTCTTGGCGCCAAAAGTTCATCAAGCATTTTGTTGCACTCTCTGCACCATGGGGTGGATCTGTGATGGAAATGCTCACTTTTGCTTCAGGATATACTTTAGGAATTCCCCTTATAAAACCATTGCAGATCAGAGAAGCTGAAAGAAGCTGGGAAAGCAACTTTTGGTTGCTTCCAAATCCCAACAATTTTGGTGGTGAAAAACCACTAGTTGTGACTCCAAATGCCACGTATTCGGCGCATGAGATTTCTCAATTTTTCATTGACATTGGATATCCACAGGGAGTATATCCTTATGCAACACGCACTATGCCTTTGATTTTGGAGAAATTAGATGCACCCGGTGTGCCTGTTACTTGTATAATTGGAAGCGGTGTAAAGACTCCAGAGACTCTGTTTTATGGGGAAACTGGGTATGATAAGCAACCGAAGATTGTTTATGGTGATGGAGATGGAACAGTGAATATGGTGAGCTTGTTAGCACTTGAATCGATGTGGGCTAGTGAGAAAAATCAAATTCTTCAGGTCCTTAAAGTAGATGGAGTTGATCATTTATCCATACTCAAAGATAATGTTGCTCTTTCTAAAATTGTTGATGTAATCTCTGGTATCAATTCTGAGTTGATCAGCTATGTAGAGAATATTGGTGTAATGGGGCAGTGAAAATGCATCACATATCAATTTATTAGTGATAAATAAGCCCATTAATTTGGAGATTAATTGACTGACTTTTGATTGCTAGTTTATCTTAAGAttctgaatatataaatatattgttaatatATGTGTTTTGATTTTAGATATAATGTATAACATTTATGTTACATCTTCCcatgcaaaaataaatattttaaacatgtGATAATAATTGTATATGTAATAATTTACTGATGCTGTCCTGTACTTATTATAATTACTTGTTGCATAGCTGccataataaattaatgttCTTTTCTTCCTATATATTGTATAAGATGCATTGGAGAGGTAAAATTTGAAACGCAAAGAACTGAATGCTAGTTGTTGATTCATTAATATTACGTGTACTAAAGTATTAAGGCTTCTTATCTTATAGAACACGTGTTGCAGAGCATTCGTCATTTATTATCCgaatatccaaaaatataaagcATATCCTTCGTCTATATCCTATATTAGTGGTCCTTCcttcttcattaatttcttGATGTACCCTGCACATTTGTGgattgttattttataaattctttatttatgGTCTCTAGCTAGCTTACGCTTAGCGAGTACATCAACTTTTAATATTCATATTAGTTGTCGCAAACTATTAAACTTTGCGGTTGCTTAATTGACTGGGTGTGCTTTATGCTTAGCAgccaaatttaaatttctttatatatatataattttatttatttatttattttttgcatgtATGAATATTTGGGCGGGGAGACTAGATTTGAGTCATTATCCCAAGAacagtaatttatttttatcacttatagttattttatatgCTTAAGTTGACATTTTGATCACCTTGAAGTTTGaagtgattttaaaatatttgtatttatgctcaatattatgagtacaaaaaaattaatatccttcacttttttttgctttttatggaTATCCTTCTTATTTAaggaacatttttctttttaaaattgaacTGGGAGTGCATTCAGTTTGTCTAATTAATGATATCAAGGACTTAGCAAAGGAGAAAGACCCTTAGATGGGCTTTCTAAGGGTCTTTCTGGTCTAGCCTGTAATCATTATTGGGCCAAGGAAGACATTATGTCATTTATTGTGCTAAAGTATTAGGCCACACGCAACAACATTTGAAATTACTTGGTTTTGGTAAGTGGACGTTCATGTGGGCGATTGGGTAGACACCAAACATCATCCAACCAAGACGAATTAATGGTGGGTACTGGGAAGGCCAATTGGAATTTTCCTACCCTTTCTTTTTGCCTTTTCTTATGCAAAGAACAATCAACTTCAACAATTACAATATAGTGCATTCTCGTCCACATATTGTCGTTTAAAGAAGGGCATGTACAATTACAATCCatccaaaaatcaataataaataataaataaataaaatactccATCTCTCATCAACTCCTGAAAGACTGGTACTAAAAAGAAGCGATATAGCTAGTAGCCAATGAAGGAAATAGGATTGAAACTGGCAGTGCTTTCAACGGTTATGATGCTGTACACGTGTCTAGCTAGCAGCGGCAATCTTTATCCCCTAATCCTGATTCCTGGGaacggagggaaccagctagaAGCCCGGCTCACCAGCGACTACGAGCCCTCCGGCCTATTATGTAAAATTCCGTTTCAGAAGAGAATAGATGGTTGGTTCAGGTTATGGTTCGACCCCACCGTCCTGTTGGCTCCATTTACCAAGTGCTTTGCTGAACGCATGATGCTTTACTATGATGAAGATTTGGATGATTATCATAATGCCCCTGGAGTTCAAACCAGGGTCCTTCGTTTCGGCTCCACCGAATCCCTTCTCTACCTCGATCCTCATCTCAAGTAAACCCATCTTTCTACTACATTATACTCCTCATTTTCAGATTTCTGTTGTGTGTGCTGTTTTTACTTTTCCAATTGTGTTTCTGTGTGTCGACGTAGTACCATGTCATTTACTAAGATACCCCTAGTAGATAATCAATTTACTGATGTCAAATGGGTAATATAGAATGGACTTGTACCACTGCCAGAAATTGACAAACAAATCAAGATATTTAAGCCTGAGTATTGATGAATTAGCAGTTTAaattagacttttttttttttttttttcgggaaacacaaatgaaaataagaaCATACTTAATTATGTAGAAGCTATTTAAATTACAGTATGGACTAATTATAGTTGATCCATTTGTAGATACATAACAGAATACATGGCACCACTGGTGGAGTCTTTGCAAGAAATAGGGTATGTCAATGACAAAAATCTTTTTGGAGCTCCATATGATTTTCGATATGGTTTAGCAGCAGAAGGTCACCCATCCCATGTTGGTACAAAGTTTTTACAAGACCTTAAATATTTGGTAGAGAAAGCAAGCGCTTCTAATGGAGGAAAACCAGTAATACTTGTCTCTCACAGCTTAGGAGGTCTCTTTGTCCTGCAACTTCTCAATCGAAACCATCTTTCTTGGCGCAAAAAGTTCGTCAAACATTTTGTTGCACTCTCTGCGCCATGGGGTGGCTCTGTATTGCAAATGCTCACCTTTGCTTCGGGCTATTCATTAGGAGTGCCTTTGGTAAAACCTTTGCTAGTCAGGGAAGAGCAGAGAAGCTCAGAGAGCAATCTTTGGCTGATGCCAAATGCTAACATTTTTGGTCGTGAAAAACCACTGGTTCTCACTCCAAATGCCACATATTCTGCATATGACATTGCCCAATTTCTCAATGATATTGGATTTCCACAAGGGGTTTATCCTTTTGAGACTCGGATTTTGCCTTTGATGGAGAAGCCAATAGCGCCTGGGGTACCAATTACATGCATATTTGGGAGTGGTATCAGGACACCAGAGACTCTGTTCTATGGAGAAAATGGATTTGATGAGCAACCAGATATCTTATATGGGGAAGGGGATGGAACAGTAAATATGGCGAGCTTGTTAGCACTTGAATCGCTGTGGGCTAATATGAAAAACCAAACTCTTAAAGTGACCAAAGTACGTGGTGTTTCTCATACATCGATACTCAAAGATGATGGTGCAATTGACAAAATTCTAGGAGAAATCTCTGCTATCAATTCTCAGTTAAGCTATGTTGAAAATGTAATTGTGCAATGAAATTTAATGCATCACTATTGCAAAACTGCTCGACCATATCAATagggatatatatatagttatatatatatattttctgttatgaaaaataaaaattgttcatTTAATAGGCAGTAGACTAAACCACCGCTGTGTCATAAATTAAGCAGTGTATTTTGTTGACATCGTTACAAGAAGAATAAAGATGAGAATGATTTGGAAAGCTAGAAACTTCAACTCCACCACCAATTTGTGAAAACTGCAATTTACTGAAGTGGGCTTGTGTAATAAACGGCCTTTGGTTTTGGGATTGGATTAGCTTGACCTAAGCCCACTTAATCCTACATATACAAACCTTGTTGCATAAGGAGCATTCTCTTTTTGGTTTGcgcttatttattttataaaaagctTCACTTATTTTAGTTTACTCCCTTATACCGTCaataattattagaaaaataaaattcattattgCTTTGCTTTGTAAAGgttgtaaatttaatataagtttAGAAAAAGAATCTTTCCAGCCATAATAAAAACCAGCATATTTTTAATGTGATCAAACAACCGACTCTATAAGTTGATTAAAGAATTGCCGCCGAGGTATTTGGTGCAAATTTGTTATACCCAAacctaaccatttttttttttattttttgaaaaatatccaGACCCAACTTTATCCCTATTTAACTACGATTGAATAGCCTCAACTATCTCAAACtgccaattaaataaaatttaatcgaCTATGTGCCTAGTGCATACTGATACTAATCAGATGCAagatttactttaaaaaaaaaaaaaataggaaaacaaaTCGCCACTGGACTACGTGCATGACTAAAACATTCCACTGATGAGACATCTTGAATTGAATGGTAAAAATCAGTTTCTTTAATTGACCAAATTAATTGGAATctttcaaagcaaaaaaaaaaaaagatttgagtTCAAATCTTGAAGGGATAATCTTTAAAAATCTTcttaacccaaaaacaaaaaagtttaacAAACTTTGAATTTACCAGtaggacaaaaaagaaaaaaagaaaaaaagaaaaaaaaaaaatatatatatatatataaagagacaCATAAAAGTAGGGGAAGCTGGAACGAGAAGGCCCGTGGTGTGGGGCCCAGGAAGAGCGTGCCTTTCATAAAGTGCCAGCTCTTCTTTTGACTGGTACCGTTTGAGGGTCCAAGATTTGCATGTAGATGTAGCCCCCACCCCTACCACCACCCCAACCCAAACCTCGATTTCCTTTTCCGGTCTCCGGTTTGACCACTTTGATGGTGCTGAGCTACTTCGCTTTTTCGCTTTTTGCCCATCCACGCACTGACACGTGGCGGTGGGAACGGTGCGCATCTGACGCTTTTGCTCTGGCTTTAACCCTTCCtctccattaattaattatttaattaatcccAAAATTATTACTAAAACAGATAGGGGCGAGTGCAAAACTGCACAGCTGGGAAATTGAGATTTGACTAATAATATTCTTTGGATTAAGCGTTTTCATTACAGGTTGTGTCACGCAGTTGCGACAGTGTTGTTAATAATatgcttctctctctttctctctctctctctttctcacacacacacacacactatttCTTCGCaaaattttttcattatttgctAATTAGTCCTTTATTCCACACACATTCAAATCCATACAATCCATTACCCAAGATTTGACTGCACGTGTGCTGCACGGTTGCCCAGGCTGCAAAGCAAAACCACCGGTTATAGCCGGTTACTCTCAGTGATCTTCTACTTTCccaagaaaaaattgaaaaaagtatattatatacttttcttgaaaaaaataataaacaatttttatggGGGTTCTCGTCACCTGCCCCACAAGAAGACCAGCAGTGAAGGAGACTGTGCAGAGGATAGCTTGTTCTCTTGCtctccttttttcctctctctttctgtctATCTCTCTCTTCATTCGGTATCGTTCTCATTTTCTCATGTCTTTACAGTTCTAAaacctttttgaatatttatgccatcaatctttttttttttgggtaatttggaaattttcaagGGGTGTGGATACTGTTCCTGTTCGTGTATTAACTTTTTATGGGTTTTGATTGcgtcttttacttttttttcttctctgatCGTGGTTGATG includes the following:
- the LOC107433686 gene encoding uncharacterized protein LOC107433686 — its product is MKTTKTHSQNRLMRIITIPIRVLSKAKDMYVRGMNSAERMGYGSMGVPDGQFTSLPKSFSCRSSRLNENDDFSELIRAASARSYGSRIDVDAILRQQVMRQTTTKTGSKVLPKCSSVGMGKIDEDSPCDFGDDGGNLKADLFPRSRSYAVTKRRVGF
- the LOC107433698 gene encoding lecithin-cholesterol acyltransferase-like 1; translated protein: MKELGWKLALLSTAMMLYTCQSSSSNLHPVILIPGIVGNQLEARLTSDYVPSSQSCKEPPQKLDDGWFRIWFDPSILLGPFTKCFSDRMMLYYDKDIDDYHNAPGVQIGVHRFGSTESLLFLNPALKDKTAYMARLVESLTEIGYEDGKTLFGAPYDFRYGLPAQGHPTHVGSKFLKDFKNLIEKASISNGGKPVILVSHSLGGLFALHLLNQNHLSWRQKFIKHFVALSAPWGGSVMEMLTFASGYTLGIPLIKPLQIREAERSWESNFWLLPNPNNFGGEKPLVVTPNATYSAHEISQFFIDIGYPQGVYPYATRTMPLILEKLDAPGVPVTCIIGSGVKTPETLFYGETGYDKQPKIVYGDGDGTVNMVSLLALESMWASEKNQILQVLKVDGVDHLSILKDNVALSKIVDVISGINSELISYVENIGVMGQ
- the LOC107420430 gene encoding lecithin-cholesterol acyltransferase-like 1 yields the protein MKEIGLKLAVLSTVMMLYTCLASSGNLYPLILIPGNGGNQLEARLTSDYEPSGLLCKIPFQKRIDGWFRLWFDPTVLLAPFTKCFAERMMLYYDEDLDDYHNAPGVQTRVLRFGSTESLLYLDPHLKYITEYMAPLVESLQEIGYVNDKNLFGAPYDFRYGLAAEGHPSHVGTKFLQDLKYLVEKASASNGGKPVILVSHSLGGLFVLQLLNRNHLSWRKKFVKHFVALSAPWGGSVLQMLTFASGYSLGVPLVKPLLVREEQRSSESNLWLMPNANIFGREKPLVLTPNATYSAYDIAQFLNDIGFPQGVYPFETRILPLMEKPIAPGVPITCIFGSGIRTPETLFYGENGFDEQPDILYGEGDGTVNMASLLALESLWANMKNQTLKVTKVRGVSHTSILKDDGAIDKILGEISAINSQLSYVENVIVQ